The Cinclus cinclus chromosome Z, bCinCin1.1, whole genome shotgun sequence genome contains the following window.
TGGAACGAGGAGTGGGGAGGGCAGATGGGAGAAGCCCTTAATCGGGCACCCCATGGCCGTGGGCATGAGGGGGCAGATGTGACGTGTGTGAGTAGCCACCCCTCAtctgggggagcagaggggtAGCAGCCCGGGTTAGCAGCCTGTCTCCCAGGGCTGTGGCCGAGCCTGCCTGGTGCTGCAAGAGAGATCCTGTGAGGATTTTTATTGCGGTCTCTTTGTTAGCTACAGACAGGCACGCACGCAcacacagctctcagccagGTTGTGGGAGGTAAGTGGGGGAGGCGAGCAAGGGAGCGTGcggggggctctggggagcaggggctgcGTGAGCCGGGCAAGAGGGGagccagggcacagggctgtgccGGCCCCACGCCACACAAAAACCAGCCCCTGCGATTTTCAGGGTCTTGTTGGCAACTCAGCGAGGGTTGCCATAGCTTTTTATGTAGGGTGACCAGAACCGGCTGGAACTGGTTTGAGGCAGATCAGCTCCTGAACACAATGCAGTCACTGAGCTACTACACTGGGATAGCTTCCTCCCTTCATGGCAGCCAAAAGCAGAGGAGCTTGCAGAAAGATACCTTCCCAAAACAGTATGTGAATGCACACTTTAGACACACAGCACTGGTATGTGGCTAACGTAGTCATAAAGGGTTCTGTATGTAAATGTACATATTTGCAGTAACTGAGATTACTTTGGCTTTTCGAGCCTTTTTATGCTTAAGGAATGGGAAAGAGCTGAGATTTATGACccttactaaaatatttttgctttgcaaGGGTGGGACACTGGTTATGCAGtctattttaaaactaaatgaaataaaatggattaaattatttgtaattgTAGTTATGCTTGTGACTGAGGATGTTTTGCATGCTGTTTTATTTACAGGGTGCTGTCTTGTGGTTTGCTTCCTTAGGAAACATTAATGGGGGGGGTTGCTGTGCCTTTCTCTAAGGCCAGAAGGAAACAATATTGTTATAGAATTGTGCATAAAAGCATTGAAAAGATGCTATAAGGCATACtcgttttccttttttttttccttgtaggCCTATTGATTGGGGCTGCCTTTAACCCTTTGGTGTTTGCAGAGGTAATGCAGATGTGGCAGTAACTGAGCACTGGCTAAAAAAATCTCTCAAAGGTCAAGGTTCACAAGGTGAGATGTGGTGGTTTGGGCTGAATATAACAATAGCATGGAGGTACATCCTGATTGCACACTTGGCACATTAGAAAGGAGACAATTGTTTAAGTGTTACTGAAGTAATGCTATGAAGGTTCTCTAGTTTTAATAGGATTAAAGCTGTTATTTGTAAAGACTTACTGATATCTTGGctaaatacattattttcattgaaatataTCCAGATACAGGTTTTTTTCACAGTTGTAGTGATATATATAGAATAGGCCTCTGAATGACAATCATGGATTGTGGACCAGTTGTGACAgggagctgttctgtgctgtaTTAGAGACTCACACATGCAGAATTTGCTGTCTGTAATTTGCAGATTATTTACACGTTATTGTTCGACCACATCTCAATGACCCAATACTTGGTTTTTAATTAAGGTCTTCAGTGTTAAATATGTACTTAATATCGCCTACAGAGAAAAAACCTGAGCAAAAGAAATAGTATGGATGGCTTTTCTAAAACTGTTGTAACCTGGGGAGGATTTTGCAGCAGCCAAGTGGAGAGATGTATTTTGAGGGGCTGAATGGAGCTCCAGTGCATTATCAGTAGTGTAAATTATAATATTGTGCATAGGAAACCGGATGggcagtgcagcagctgcagaggggacTGCTTTTTACTCAAAGTAATGGATAATGGATgaaatttttagtttttctttctcaaatgtATACTTCTTTCAAAATGTGTACTTAGATTTGAGCTGACGTTTTTATCTTATAGTGAGATCTGAGGGAttcagagagagggagaggagcagagagaaggaagcagaaacGAATCTAGCAAAGGGAAGAACAAAGGCTGTTAGAGCTTGCACAGTGGATCACTAAACATTTTGCCCCGGGGGATTCCTTTGCTAGAACTGTTACTTCCTATAACAGGAAATCAGCAACTCTAGAATCCTAaccagtgtgatttttttttttttttaaatcttctcaGTCCTGGCTGTGTTAGCTGGTTTGGTAATCTACAATCAAAGTAATATGGAGGCAAAACATGGGAAGTACTCTGTTGTGGTGTGAAATGAGGGTACTTtcctctgtgctcagcagaaCAGACAGTTCTAAAAGCCTTGAGAGGTTGTGGATACTGGGTAAGTTGTGTGATGGCTGCTGAGGCAGGGTAACACTACAAGGGAACCTTTTTGTTTCTAACTGCAATAGATTATGTAAGGCACTGAGCTATTAACTGTAGAAAAGTGAAAATAGCATGCTAACATTTGGCCTGAAATTCTTGGTTTGTGGTCTTTACTGCAGCTGTGATGTGGTGTTTTTCAGGTTTGATAGAGCAGTGAATAGCTTGTGGTGGAGCAAAATGCCTGACAGATCACTGTCCGATTTCTGCTCCTGTTCTTCAACAACGGGATGCAGAGGGTCTATATCTGACTATAGACATCTGTAGCAGAATGATGCCTGCAAACAGGAATTCTTGTTGCATGATTGGGATAGGATCTCTTCTGGATGAGAATGCATGTTCTTTTCCAGGTGTCAGCTAAAAATCATGTATTACACAAGAGtatctttggggttttttttccttctgccagAATAGTAGGCAGCTTTAAAATCGTAAGTTCTTGGATTGTGACAAAATTCCTTGAATCTattctgtttgggtttttgaaTCTTATCTGTAttaggaatttttatttttagcaaagGAGATTTTGAATTTGCAGGGATTTTTGTTGGCTGTAAGATGAGAAAACTGAATAGATGGAGTCTgcagtgtttttggtgagttgTCTTTTTCAGTCTAGTAATATCTGTAAATGCTCTTCATCAGGAGATCTGGATTGTGCATGCAGGCCAGCTTTCCAGCAGCAAATGTTAATGCTGGAGGGCCAGTCTTCTGTATTAGCACTCAGGATCTCATTTTGCATTGGTCTCATTTATTTGATCTCCAGAATGAGGGTAAGGATTTATCACATTCCAAGTCCCTTTGGAATGAATTGACTTAACTGTTGTTTTCCTAGCCATATGCTTATgtgttaaaatacaaatatgtaGCAGAGTAGCAGGAATATATGTTCAGAAAAACCCAGACTTGACCCTAGGCCTGCTTGTTGCCCTGATGGGCCCTACCTGGCTGGGGAGAGCTCTCTgggaggctgtggctgctcatGCTGTGCTTGGGCCACAGTTGCCATCCGCTTCAAAAAGAGTACCTTAAAGGAAAGAGGTGGGAAGCTTGTGCCATTTAGAATGTAATTCGAGTCTGCAATAGTTTGGGAATCACAAAATTCTCTTAACTGTTGTGCATCTGAATTATTCATGTGTTATTGGCCCAGCCTGTTTTACatatagaaatacaaaattaagcCATGATTGTAATGAATTTCTAAGTAGGCTGCAAAAAGAATGGTATATAGATTTCGCTGCTTTTTAGGAATTCAGCTCTGCTTTAGGAGGGATTTTGGAAGTGGCTAGATACAAACCCTGCCCTGAATCTCTTGATAAATACAGGTGGTTTTCATGTGTCCAGCTGTAGCTGAAGATGGCTTGTTCAGCCCCACGTTGTGCATAAGGAGATTGCTTGCTCATGTGTTGAAACATCCCTGTTCTTTTTGCCAGCCAAAGGCTGATTGTCCTGAACTTTGAACCAGCTGCATGTGGTTCCCTTCAAGCTGTGCTAGCAGTGGTTCAGACTCCAGAAGATTCCCCTCCTCTTCTTGTTTTCTCATACCCCAAGAGAACCTCAGACACTCAGTTCAAAAATTGATGCGTTGGACTACAGGATGAGGCTCCTAAGGAGTCCTGAACTACAAATAACACTATTTTGGCTGTCAGAATGGTAGATAAGTCTTTTACTCATTGAGTCTTGAACATGGAAACAAAttgcattttcccctttttgaaGGCAGGTAGATAAGGTGTATAGTATAGAAAAAGTAGGTTTGTGGGATAAACTTTAAATGTGAAACACCCCATACTTTACAAAGAGGTTTACATTAGGACTGGCATGACCTCACTGATGCTAAATGGATGCTAAATAAGACCTTTATCCTgagaaatggaattttcttAGAGTAAGAATTACTTTGCATACTATTAATGGAACTTCTGTGATTTGTGGAAGTGGGTGTTTGTCTGGGTTTTACAACAGTAAGTGGGCCCTTTGATAGTGAAAAACGAACATGTATTTTATGTATATGAGCATGACAGCCATTGCTGACTGTGGTTGAAGTGGCCTCTtgcatcccacatcccactTGCCTGCTGAGTATGTCAAACCAGGCAAGGCTGTGACTGGAGATGTGGTTCCCATTTTCCGGAAGAAGGTTTTGTGGTTAGATTAGCATATTGCTTTGTCTGCCTTTACAACGCTTGGCTCTCAGAGCAAATTATTGGAAGTATGTTGGTCATAATTACTAATAACCAAGGAACTGCTCATAATCTGTGTATTAGGATGAAGTTTGCCTAATGTTAGGGTATATGTTACTGTAATTCTGATTGAATCCCTTATCTCTACCTGATGAAATTTCTTATCACAACAATAGAGAAACCTAAATGCAGAAAAGTACGGTTTTATGCTGGTTAGGCTGGTATTGCTCCCTATGTAGGCATTTTCTTCCAGAATGAGCTTGATGTTACTTAGACATCATTACTCTTGTTTGGAAGTGGGGTAATTATTCCAGATTACTGGAATTTTGTTCTGGAGTAGTGTGTCTGCCTGGTACTAATTTCTGTATGTGACTATACCAGAACCAAGACACTGCCATGTGCCAGACCCTGAAAAGAGGAGTCTCAGTGTTCTTTCAGTGTCCTCATTCCACAAAACTGGAAAGAATGCTGGTGTTTTTTTGAAGAACATGCAAAAGAAAAGGTCTCTGTCCTAAAGGGTGCAGTCCACAAATGTACGTAGCACAATCAGCAGTAAAAACAAGAGTTTAGGGCAGGTAAAGGAATGTAGTCACAGAACATGAATACCATAGGTGGATGAAGATTAAATTCGGCTCTTTTCCTATTTcctttgctgctgaaggaagCTGAAGTTGAGTAACTGAACAAAAGcaagtaattaaatatttaagtgGGATTTGAAGGTAAAGGGTAGGAATTTAGTAAGGCAGAAAAAATGGTCTGGTCCAGTTAAAGCAATTGTATAAAGTTGTTAGATTTGTGGTTTAGCTGTTCGGAAGATCTGGATGAATAGGAAAGTGAGTGTCAAGGAGGAAAAGTTTGATTCTTCAAAGGTTAAGGATTAAATCAAAGAGTAAGAATTGAGCATGTAAGACCATGCTTGTGATACAGAAATTATAAAAGCCTTAATGCATAGGGAATATTAATTAGAAAAGTATTGAGAAGAGAGGAGGATTATTTGCCATTTCTGGAAAGCTTGAGGCTGTTCTTGTACCTGATAGACAAAAATTAGGGGTCTGAGCAGTTTGGAGAAAGGACCTGGCTAGGAGCTGCCAGGTTATTCTGTTTCCTTGTCTTCATTAGACTGTTGAACTTCCCCAGAACAATTCTGATTGCAGTGTTTACAATTGCTTGGCTTTACCCAGAAAAGTACCTTTTAATCTCAGCAACAGCTGCTAGGCATCTTGGTCTTTCTGTGGCGAATGCTTGGCCTAATCTGCAGGTGTCCTGAAGCCAGAGCTACAAGATAAATCTGActttaaaagtaagaaaaaaatgtgtgtttttctgGTGTGTCCCCCCATCTCAACAGAGAACATGAAATGttaggtttgtttttcctcataTGGCTAGAGCCTTTCCACCTGGAACAGGTACAGATACAGGGGTTGAGGAGAAGTGATAACAATTCCATcgagtaaaacaaaaaaatcagtcctTCAGAAGCAGCTGTTTACTTCTAAGTCCTGTTTGTCCtgcttgctgcttctgctgtcaGAAGAGAGTTCTTATGGTCTAGTTCTTGCTTTGACATAATTCCGTCAGTGATCACGCACACGTGCTTTGGGAAAGTATGAACACAAATAAGCCACTGCTGGTTCATCCCCAGAACTTAGTTTCAGTAAGATGCTGATGCACAGATACAGGGCTGGGTGTTGTGACTGAAGAGATTCAGGGAAACCTGAAAGGGTTTATTCAGAATCTgttattttaagtttttcagACTTGTTATCTACCCAGAAGTTCTTTCAACCACCATCAGAAAAGCAGAACCCAGAAGCGTTTCACCTCACTGCTTTGTGGTTCTGTAGCTGTGTAATTCTGTTGGCCATATCCAGATTTTTTACTTATTACTTCTGTCACTGAATGATAAGTAAGCAAAGTAGtgcttgaatttttaaataaactggtTTTCTGTATAGCTTTTCTCAAGCATTCTCAGAGCACTTTTCAAAGAAATTCCAGTTCCTGGAAAATCATTATTTCCTAGGGAACCAGGAGCTTGCCTTATTTCCTCTTCTGAAGTATTTACAGGCGTCATGTTGGCCCAGAGAAGGAATAGACTCACAGCTTGTCTGGCAGCCAAGGTGTCAGTTGATTTTGATCTTGGATAAAAGGCGGAGTTTTATCCTTAAAGGAAAGAGTTACTAAAAGGTttgtggaagggaaaaaaaatggagtaaTATGGCTGCAGAGTCCTGGCAATTGTGGTGGAAACATAGTTTTATATATTGAAGCTTAAGATGGGTGCCCTAGAATAGTGTGGAAGAGATTAATAAAATGGCCAGGTTAGaacttctcttccctgtgtatCACAACTGATcatgtttgtctccttttttgTTTAACTCTGCTTGAAAAGTTTGAAGAATGAGGGAAGTTCTTGGTAAGGGCAGCAGTAGTTCTCAGTAAAGGACAGTGTCTGCTGGGGTGTTGTGATCTTAAACATACTTGGAAGAATTAAGTGTGTAAGCAGGCCTTAATTCACTGTTATGGGCTAATGTTAATTAAACTCCAGGATATGTAATTAGTGGAAGTTTCAGACTAGGGGGACTATCTAGCTCTTTTTGAGTGTATGCAATAACTGGAAAAAGACATCTATGGACAAATGTACAACCAGAATGCAATTAGTATCCCAGATTATGAGGAACCATGTCAAAGCTTTGTGTCATTTTACATGAATTTGATATGCTTTGGTGTCTGCAATCTTTTCCATTTAATCCTCACAGAAACTTGCTTTGTGATTTTGATCCTGTGTatgcatctctttttttttattaaggacTTCTTAAGTTAGACAAAAGGCCCAAAACCATTAAGTGAACTGTGTAAACAAATTTCCAGACCCTTCCATATTTATTTGAAGCTGTTTCATGAAGTGTCTGTGTCTATTCCAGTATCCTTGAAAAATTTTCCTGAGTTGCCTTTTCATAGTCCATAATGACCTCAGGTAGCCAGTGTTGATGAATACCTAAGTCTTACAGATGTTTATTACTTTatacttcattattttcaagAAGACTCCTCAGATCAATGGCGCAACTGTTGGGGAAAGTCAAGACTTAAGAGAAATTACAAGTGTCTCTTGTTGTTTTTATGCATGTCCAAGTATTTTCCAGTCTGGGTGGGTGAGGATAGGAGGGAGAGTAGGAGAGGGAACAGGAAGAAAGTGACTGCAATTTGGGCCCAGAATAAAATAGCCAGGTTACCATATGTGGAGTTTATGAATTACTGTAATTCTTGGTGTAATAATTCAATGGTACACTTTGACTGGAACGCTGTCCTGTAATGTATAATCTCTGAAAACATTACTTCAGAAGTGAAATAACACTTATTTACCTGGCAGATGTGAACAGGCACTTGTTTTGTATAAGACTGTTACACTGTTATGCTGTATAAGACTGTTTAAGACTGCAACTAGAGCTTAAAGTGATGACTTTCTGCTTATTTTACAGATTTGCTTATAATCAACTACATGGCCATGGGGGATATGAAGACCCCAGATTTTGATGACCTTCTTGCAGCCTTTGACATACCAGACATGGTAGATCCCAAAGCAGCTATTGAATCTGGACACGATGACCACGAAACCCACATAAAACAAAATGCTCACACAGATGAAGACTCCCATGTCCCATCATCATCTGATGTTGGGGTGAGCGTCATTGTGAAAAATGTGCGTACTATTGATTCCTCCGAAGGTCTGGATAAGGATGGCCACCATTCCACAGGCAATAGCTTGCACAATGGCTTCCTAACATCAGCAGCTCTTGAGAGTTACAGTAAAGATGAAGGGAAATCACTTAAAGATGATGGGTCAGCTTCTGAGACGACACTGAAGGATTCAGCTTTCAACCAGTTCAGCCCAATATCAAGTGCAGAAGAATTTGATGATGATGAGAGAATTGAGGTGGATGACCCCCCGGATAAAGAGGACGTGCGTGCAAATTTCAGAGCTAATGTCTTGGCAGGATCTCTGTCTCAGCAGGAATATGACAAACTAAAGGCACTTGGAGGGGAGAACTTAATTAAATCTGGAATCAGTGTTTCAAGTAGtatagataaaaataaaactgctaaACGAGAAACAGAGACAAACTCCATGAATTTAGGTGTCTATGAGCCTTTTAAAACTAGAAAAACAGACGACAAGTTACTAAAAGACAATTCTGACAAGCTTCTTGAAAACAGGGCACTTGATGGAAAACTGAGTACTGAAAAAAGTGACACAAATCttgccagcatttcccagtCCAAAGCGAAGTCATCAGCAAAGCTTTCGTCCTGCATTGCTGCAATCGCAGCACTGAGTGCTAAAAAGGCAGCTACAGATAGCAGTAAAGATTTACAGTCTAATTCAGGAGAGTCTTCTCCATTACCAAAAGACATGAATGAAAGTCCCCGGGCCATGGAAAAATCTCCTGAGTCTCAGAGTCTCATTGATGGTGCTAAGAAGCCGTCTGTCAAACCGCCCGATAGTCCCAGAAGCATCTCAAGTGAGAACAGTAGCAAAGGGTCTCCGTCTTCTCCTGCAGGGTCAACACCAGCAATCCCTAAGGTTCGCATAAAAACCATCAAGACTTCTTCTGGGGAGATCAAGAGAACTGTTACTAGAGTGTTGCCAGAAGTTGATTTGGACTCCGGtaaaaagccagagcagagtgCTTCCATGGTAACGTCCATGACATCTCTCCTGTCCTCACCAACTTCCGCTGCtgttctctcctctcctcccagaGCTCCTCTGCAGTCCTCAGTTGTCACCAATGCAGTTGGATCTGCAGAACTTGCCCCCAAACAGGTCACTATCAAGCCCGTGGCTACTGCCTTCCTGCCCGTTTCAGCAGTGAAAACAGCAGGTTCCCAAGTGATCAATCTGAAGCTGGCTAACAACACCACAGTGAAAGCCACTGTCATTTCTGCCGCGTCCGTGCAGAGCGCCAGCAGCGCCATTATCAAAGCTGCCAATGCTATCCAGCAGCAGACGGTCGTGGTGCCAGCATCGAGCCTTGCCAGTGCCAAACTTGTGCCAAAGACGGTCCATCTTGCCAACCTTAACCTTTTGCCTCAGGGTGCTCAAACCACCTCTGAACTGCGCCAAGTGCTAACAAAACCCCAGCAGCAAATCAAGCAGGCAATAATTTCTGCAGCTGCCTCTCAGCCTTCGAAAAAAGTGTCTCGAGTGCAGGTGGTGTCATCTCTACAGAGCTCTGTAGTGGAAGCATTCAATAAAGTGCTGAGCAGCGTCAATCCCGTACCAGTTTACATCCCAAACCTTAGCCCCCCTGCCAATGCCGGAATCACCCTACCAACACGAGGTTACAAGTGTTTGGAGTGTGGCGACTCCTTTGCTCTCGAGAAGAGCCTGACCCAGCATTATGACAGGAGGAGTGTGCGAATTGAAGTGACTTGTAATCATTGTACAAAGAATTTAGTTTTCTACAATAAATGTAGTCTCCTGTCCCATGCTCGTGGGCACAAGGAGAAAGGCGTCGTGATGCAGTGTTCCCACCTGATCCTAAAACCAGTCCCAGCAGATCAAATGATAGCATCTCCTTCCAGCAATACTGCTGCGGCCGTGCTCCAGAGCCCAGGGGGAGCTGGCATGCACTCGGTAACAAAGATCCAGACTGGCTTAACTGGGACAGTGATCTCGGCCCCTGCGAGCTCTCCTGTCATTCCAGCTATGCCGCTAGATGAAGATCCATCGAAACTCTGTAGACATAGTCTAAAGTGTTTGGAGTGCAATGAAGTTTTCCAAGATGAGACATCTCTTGCAACTCATTTCCAGCAGGCTGCAGACACAAGTGGACAAGTAGAGTATCCTATGTTTACATTCCAATGTTTCATCTATAAGCCTAGGAGACTTTGGATATGTTTTTACTTTCATTTAGCTGTTAATTATCTGAACCTCTGTGATTAAAATGAtaaacaaaaaccacagaaagtcTTGCAAGCACTTATATAGCAAATATCAACACTTTTTAAATAAGACTTCTTAGAAATTTTTTAGGACCTGAAATCTGAAATTGACACGGTATATTTTTGCTAAATTTTAGCATTAGATTTCTTAGAGCTGAACATTATAATACGGAAAATAATAACGGGTTTTACTAACAGTATGTTAATGCTTCTTTCTGTGCTTTGGAATTTGACTACCCTGTGGAATCCACTTAATTGGCACCCTCATTAACAGCCCATCTATTCAACCTGAATGATAACTTTAAGTGATTCATTCTCGATTGGTCTTCAGGTTTTAGAGTTTTCACCAAGTGCCCTAAGTGAGTGAGGTATTCCCTCACATGCAGGGAGGGACTCAGGCAGTGACGAATGGCACACTGTCTACTGACAGGCATGCCTGCTGTTTGCCTCAGCTCTTCCTTAGAAAGTGCAAAATGCTGTTCTCACTTGCACATCTTCCTTTCTGTGTGACCATTGGTTTAggtggttgggttttttttcctcttacaaATGCTCATGAgttcagcttaaagccatttGAAAATTCTTTACTAATGTATGTGGCCTCACCTGAAACAAATACGTCATTCAATAAAACTTAATATTAATCAGTGTGTGATGTATTTTATAATCCTAGCAGAGTGAAGGTGGTTAATTAAATGATACGGTTGGATCTCTGTTGGGGTGTGCCAATTAAAAGGGATTCTGGTGTGTTTCAAAGCATTCAGGTGAGCTTGGTGCTCCAGCTTCTTGCTGCGGGGGAAGCTGAAAACCTGCAAGCATACTCAAGGCAGTAATACCCCAGGAATCTTCCTGGGAATCACACAACAGTGGACAGGctaaagatttttaaatcctGCAGTTAGGAAAAAATGTCCTAGTCCTAGGATCACAGGCAGGTTCCTGTCAGGATCTGTTCACAAGATTTAGGGCCTATTCTGTACCACGAAGCAGCTCCACTGCACCTACCACTATAGGTAGCAATGTAAAGAGATTTGCATGTGGAAGTAACCTTGATTATGTGGCTTTGCCTTAGCTCCTCCCATTAACTGGCTAGCAGAGTTAGACTGAGATAGGCTGGATTCCAAATGGAATGCCATGCAAATGAATGTCTGGTGTAAGATACTACAAGTGTGCCTACCTAAGGGAGTTTCCTTCAGCAAACTTGTCCATCCATAGATGTTGCTGCAGTTCTGAACAGGATCTAAAGGCTGACCATGAGTATATTCTGCACCAGCTTGAGCTACTTAATACTTAGGGGTTTTAGCTAACTGATTTGCCGGTGCTTATTGCTTGTAGATAGATTCTTTCCTATAAGAAGCCCATTAGGTAACATTCCATCTAAGATCCAGTAGTCCTTGCAAAACCTGTTGGTTTTGGTACTGGAAAATGAAGCAAGTAAGAAGGTGCCAAGACAAAGCAATTGCATGAGAGACACAGAAGAGGTTGGGAGGATGAGActaaaatagaaatggaaaagaaagagaacagagATAAAGTGATAAAAGTTCTCACTTTAAGGGTGTGAGGATTTTTGTCTTTATGGCAAAGTAAACTAAACCTTTTacccttccctttctccttctgtcTGGTGCTTTTTCCCTGTTGCTGCTGAGTTGCTCGCCATACATGTCCTTTAGGTACTGTCTGTCCTGGTAATTTACTAAAGGAAAGCAATTGTGATGTTCACAGAATGTCAaaatgcagctgcagggaggtgtGGGGAGAGAAGTGTGAATTCCCAGGTACGGCTATTCAAAGAGAGaagcccctggagctgctgcagcagctgctggcattGCCTGCTGCCTCTCAGGGTTTGTGTCTCCTTATGAAAACTTGCTCTGCTTAAGAGCTGCAGGTTTAAAAAAAGGTGCAAAGCACTGGAGAAAAATAAGCTGTTTTCGTGTTCTTCCACTTGAAAAGAACACTTaataaatgaagttttaaatCTACTTTGTTGAAATATCCTTTTAAATATcaattaaacatttttcataGTCCGTTCCATATgtcaagcagctgctgtttgtttggttgcttCCTGTAGGGGTAGTGTTTCCTGGAGAAAGACTCTGTATAGGCATTGATTACTAAGTATGTTGCTACTCTTTCATTAGATGTTACTTCTTGAGAAGCTTGGATGAGAAATACTCTGACTTGTTATCCTTCTTAATGCTTGGCATTGGCTTTTTGCTGTAAAACTGCCATTATTGTAGGGGGGGAAGAAGACAGGGAAGTTAGATGAgattggtatttttttctttgaaaggaaggaagaaagaataaaaatgaatacCTAGATTTTGCAAACAAGTAATAGAAAAAAAGGTTATTTGCAGCTTGCTGTTCTTTCTGATGTCCCATCTGATAGctcctgaaatggaaaatgtataGTTTTGTGTTTCCAATGAGTAAGTAGATGCTCATATACTCCTGTTACGAAGGTagaatgttttgtttaaataagcAATGGTAGAACAATCTTAGCAGTGAAAATACATTCCCTATAAAGTTGTTACCTTTCTGTAATGTTTTATTGCCATTAATATTCCTGTTAAAGGAATATTAACCTAAAGGAATATTCCAGCTAAAGGAATATTAAGCCTGACTCACTGACAGGTTTTCTGGCTGAATGAAACCCTCATCTACTTGCTGGGGGGAAAAGGTAGCAAATCTGGGCTAATGAATGTTAATATTTCTCTCAGTTATAGATAGGAGTATATAGCTCCAATGGAAACTACATAGCTCATTTCCCTTCATACTCAGCATATGTGTGTATCTTTATTTTCCAGCTCCACCATTTTTCCTTc
Protein-coding sequences here:
- the ZNF532 gene encoding zinc finger protein 532 isoform X2 → MAMGDMKTPDFDDLLAAFDIPDMVDPKAAIESGHDDHETHIKQNAHTDEDSHVPSSSDVGVSVIVKNVRTIDSSEGLDKDGHHSTGNSLHNGFLTSAALESYSKDEGKSLKDDGSASETTLKDSAFNQFSPISSAEEFDDDERIEVDDPPDKEDVRANFRANVLAGSLSQQEYDKLKALGGENLIKSGISVSSSIDKNKTAKRETETNSMNLGVYEPFKTRKTDDKLLKDNSDKLLENRALDGKLSTEKSDTNLASISQSKAKSSAKLSSCIAAIAALSAKKAATDSSKDLQSNSGESSPLPKDMNESPRAMEKSPESQSLIDGAKKPSVKPPDSPRSISSENSSKGSPSSPAGSTPAIPKVRIKTIKTSSGEIKRTVTRVLPEVDLDSGKKPEQSASMVTSMTSLLSSPTSAAVLSSPPRAPLQSSVVTNAVGSAELAPKQVTIKPVATAFLPVSAVKTAGSQVINLKLANNTTVKATVISAASVQSASSAIIKAANAIQQQTVVVPASSLASAKLVPKTVHLANLNLLPQGAQTTSELRQVLTKPQQQIKQAIISAAASQPSKKVSRVQVVSSLQSSVVEAFNKVLSSVNPVPVYIPNLSPPANAGITLPTRGYKCLECGDSFALEKSLTQHYDRRSVRIEVTCNHCTKNLVFYNKCSLLSHARGHKEKGVVMQCSHLILKPVPADQMIASPSSNTAAAVLQSPGGAGMHSVTKIQTGLTGTVISAPASSPVIPAMPLDEDPSKLCRHSLKCLECNEVFQDETSLATHFQQAADTSGQKTCNICQMLLPNQCSFASHQRIHQHKSPYTCPECGAICRSVHFQTHVTKNCLHYTRRVGFRCVHCNVVYSDVAALKSHIQGCHCEVFYKCPICPMAFKSAPSTHSHAYTQHPGIKIGEPKIIYKCSMCDTVFTLQPLLYRHFDQHIENQKVSVFKCPDCSLLYAQKQLMMDHIKSMHGTLKSVEGPPNLGINLPLSTKPTTQNSASHNKEDTKSVNGTEKLEKKSPSPIKKAEPKKVASPGWTCWECDRLFTQRDVYISHMRKEHGKQMKKHPCRQCDKSFSSSHSLCRHNRIKHKGIRKVYTHCPDSRRTFTKRLMLEKHIQLMHGIKDPDVKEMTESTNMEEREVKEDAKVPSPKRKLEEPVMEIRPPRGAITQPLKKLKINVFKVHKCAVCGFTTENLLQFHEHIPQHKSDGSSYQCRECGLCYTSHVSLSRHLFIVHKLKEPQPVSKQNGSGEDNQQENKPSHEDDLSDSAASDRRCKVCAKTFETEAALNTHMRTHGMAFIKSKRMSSADK